One genomic window of Fusarium verticillioides 7600 chromosome 2, whole genome shotgun sequence includes the following:
- a CDS encoding ribose-phosphate pyrophosphokinase 3, giving the protein MLDQMANEIKLISGSSHPEISAKVASRLGIDIANTMSLNYSNRETSVSIGESVRDEDVFILQSTAPGDVNDGLMELLIMIHACRTASARRITAVIPSFPYARQDKKDKSRAPISAKLIANMLQVSGCNHVITMDLHASQIQGFFNVPVDNLYAEPSVLRWIRENLSVDNCVIVSPDAGGAKRATSLADRLNTGFALIHKERPRPNVVGRMVLVGDVSDKVAILVDDMADTCGTLAKAAATVNEHGAREVYAIVTHGILSGKAIDTINNSCLSGLVVTNTVPLGDKIERCPKLKVIDVSGTLAEAIRRTHNGESVSYLFNNVPV; this is encoded by the exons atgTTGGACCAAATGGCGAACGAAATCAAACTCATCTCGGGGAGCTCCCACCCGGAGATCAGTGCCAAGGTCGCCAGTCG ACTCGGTATTGATATCGCAAACACTATGAGCTTGAACTACTCCAACCGAGAGACTAGTGTTTCAATCGGAGAGTCTGTCCGTGACGAGGATGTGTTTATCCTTCAGTCCACTGCTCCTGGAGATGTCAACGATGGCCTCATGGAGTTGCTCATCATGATTCATGCTTGTCGAACTGCCTCGGCCAGACGGATCACTGCTGTTATTCCCAGCTTTCCTTATGCGCgacaggacaagaaggacaagtCACGAGCTCCCATCAGTGCTAAGCTCATTGCAAACATGCTCCAGGTTTCTGGTTGC AATCATGTTATTACAATGGATCTCCACGCCTCGCAAATTCAGGGTTTCTTCAACGTCCCCGTGGACAACCTCTACGCTGAACCTTCCGTGCTTCGCTGGATTCGCGAGAACCTCAGTGTCGACAACTGTGTCATCGTTTCTCCCGATGCTGGTGGAGCCAAGCGTGCGACATCTCTTGCTGACCGCCTGAACACCGGTTTCGCCCTCATCCACAAGGAGCGACCCCGACCTAACGTTGTTGGCCGCATGGTTCTTGTCGGTGATGTCAGTGACAAGGTCGCCATTCTTGTTGACGACATGGCCGACACCTGTGGCACT CtcgccaaggctgctgccaCCGTCAATGAGCACGGCGCCAGGGAGGTGTATGCGATTGTTACTCACGGTATTCTGAGTGGTAAGGCCATCGATACCATTAACAACTCATGCCTCTCTGGTCTCGTTGTCACCAACA CTGTTCCCT TGGgtgacaagattgagcgATgccccaagctcaaggtcattGATGTCTCCGGAACACTTGCCGAG GCTATTCGACGAACTCACAACGGAGAATCCGTGTCTTACCTCTTCAATAACGTCCCCGTTTAA
- a CDS encoding hypothetical protein (At least one base has a quality score < 10): MGYQEDPESKAVEAPNVSDTSPGVLIDHNSVDREYGRTVRGLSPRHVQLMAIGGSIGTGLFVGIGGVLSKAGPLSVVLGYLIWGVFFVWPCNLCVAEMCSYLPIRGSIFELAARFVDPALGFAMGWTYFYAGLMLVCVEYSAVATLMQYWVPDINPAAWVAMAMVVCVLLNVVAVKYYGEAEFIMASLKVILLFGLLFITLITMCGGNPKGDAYGFRYWKGGKAMQPYHAEGDLGKFCGWWKVVLYAGFTIAGPDMISLSSGEIANPRRTIPRVAKLIFYRLVGFYVFGVLAVGIICSSDDKRLLGAIENSAAGAAASPWVIGIENLGIHGLPSLINFLILTSGLSCGNAYLYSSSRTLYGLARDGQAPAFLMKCNKAGVPMYCVLTVSVISCITFLVAGESSVTVFFWFVDLTTTGLIATYTMMIVVFIGWFRARNAQGMDKSALHYIAPFNPWAAYLGLFLGVTALLFIGFDKFEPWSTQGFVTSYFCHAYAAILFIAWKVIKKTKFVNPETADLVSGKKEVDEECKHWEEGGIEENYKRELAAMPLWKRCWERMW, encoded by the exons ATGGGTTATCAAGAAGACCCCGAGTCAAAAGCCGTCGAGGCTCCCAACGTTTCAGACACTTCACCTGGTGTCTTAATCGATCACAACTCCGTCGATAGAGAATATGGCCGAACCGTACGAGGTCTCTCCCCTCGACATGTTCAGCTCATGGCCATCGGTGGCTCCATCGGTACCGGCCTCTTCGTTGGTATCGGTGGTGTTCTCTCGAAGGCTGGTCCTCTCTCTGTCGTTCTCGGTTACTTGATCTGGggtgtcttcttcgtctggcCTTGTAACTTGTGTGTTGCCGAGATGTGCTCGTATCTTCCTATCCGTGGTTCCatctttgagcttgctgccCGTTTCGTCGACCCTGCGCTTG GATTTGCTATGGGATGGACATATTTCTACGCCGGTCTTAtgcttgtttgtgttgaATACAGTGCTGTAGCGACACTGATGCAATATTGGGTTCCTGATATCAATCCTGCAGCTTGGGTCGCGATGGCAATGGTTGTCTGCGTTCTGCTCAAcgttgttgctgtcaa GTACTATGGTGAGGCTGaattcatcatggcgtcTCTCAAGGttatcctcctcttcggtctcctcttcatcactctcatcacCATGTGCGGTGGCAACCCCAAGGGCGACGCATACGGATTCCGATACTGGAAGGGCGGCAAGGCTATGCAACCCTACCATGCCGAGGGAGATCTTGGTAAATTTTGTGGCTGGTGGAAGGTTGTTCTCTACGCTGGTTTCACCATTGCTGGTCCCGATATGATCTCTCTGTCCTCTGGTGAAATCGCCAACCCTCGACGAACTATTCCCCGAGTcgccaaactcatcttctACCGACTTGTTGGTTTCTACGTCTTTGGTGTATTGGCTGTCGGTATCATCTGCTCTTCTGATGACAAGCGTCTGCTCGGTGCTATTGAGAACAGCGCCGCTGGTGCTGCCGCTTCTCCCTGGGTCATTGGCA TTGAGAACCTTGGTATCCATGGTCTCCCTAGCTtgatcaacttcctcatcctcacctcAGGTCTCTCTTGCGGAAACGCCTACCTCTACTCCTCTTCTCGAACCCTCTACGGTCTTGCTCGCGATGGCCAGGCCCCTGCCTTCCTCATGAAGTGTAACAAGGCTGGTGTCCCAATGTACTGTGTCCTCACCGTCAGCGTCATCAGCTGCATCACCTTCCTTGTCGCTGGCGAATCCTCCGTTACCGTTTTCTTCTGGTTCGTCGacctcaccaccaccggTCTCATCGCCACCTACACCATGATGATCGTTGTCTTCATTGGTTGGTTCCGTGCTCGCAATGCCCAAGGCATGGACAAGTCTGCCCTGCACTACATCGCTCCTTTCAATCCTTGGGCTGCCTACCTCggtctcttcctcggtgTCACtgccctcctcttcatcggttTCGATAAGTTCGAGCCCTGGAGCACTCAGGGTTTCGTCACCAGCTACTTCTGCCACGCTTATGCTGCTATCCTGTTCATTGCCTGGAAGGTCATTAAGAAGACCAAGTTTGTCAACCCTGAGACAGCCGATCTTGTCAGtggcaagaaggaggttgacgaggagTGCAAGCACTGGGAGGAGGGTGGTATTGAAGAGAACTATAAGCGTGAGCTTGCTGCTATGCCTTTATGGAAGAGATGCTGGGAGCGTATGTGGTAA